The following are encoded together in the Macadamia integrifolia cultivar HAES 741 chromosome 10, SCU_Mint_v3, whole genome shotgun sequence genome:
- the LOC122091432 gene encoding autophagy-related protein 8i-like, with protein sequence MGKMRSFKEEFPFEQRSKESRDILVKYPDRVPVVAEKYSRTDLPFMEKKKYLVPRDMSVGQFIHILSIRLHLTPGKALFVFVKNTLPQTGSLMDSVYQSFKDEDGFLYMCYSGEKTFGKINCSDV encoded by the exons ATGGGCAAGATGAGATCTTTTAAAGAAGAATTCCCATTCG AGCAACGATCTAAAGAATCACGAGATATACTTGTCAAATATCCCGATCGAGTGCCT GTAGTAGCTGAAAAATATTCAAGGACTGACCTTCCTtttatggaaaagaaaaa GTACCTGGTCCCACGAGATATGTCTGTTGGGCAATTCATACACATTTTAAGCATTAGGCTCCATCTGACTCCTGGGAAAGCTCTCTTTGTGTTTGTGAAAAACACATTACCTCAAACAG GCAGTCTCATGGATTCTGTTTATCAATCTTTCAAGGATGAAGATGGGTTTCTATATATGTGTTACAGTGGTGAGAAAACCTTTGGTAAAATCAACTGCAGTGATGTGTAA